A region from the Candidatus Thiothrix putei genome encodes:
- a CDS encoding ABC transporter ATP-binding protein/permease: MPNRTERPDKNRRDWHNLKSVLPFLWEYRGRALFALACLIASKVANVGVPLFLKDIVDSLQGKPEQVLVLPVILLLGYGVLRLASALFNELRDTVFARVRYHAMRKMSVRVLEHLHNLSLRFHLERKTGAISRDLERGTASVSTLMNFMVFSIIPIAVEFTLVAVILLGNYAPAFALVTFATVAVYVIFTIKITEWRMDHRHEMNRLDSQSSNQAVDSLINYETVKYFNNEKLEMSRYDHTLAQWEDVAVKSQTSMSLLNFGQSSIIAIGVTIIMFLAANSVVNGTMSIGDLVMVNAFMLQLFLPLGSLGIVYRQVKYTLADMDMVFRLLETPQEVRDVPNASALQVTLGEIRFEQVDFGYQAERQILRGVSFSVPAGTKLAVVGHSGAGKSTLSRLIYRFYDVTGGRVLIDGQDIAQVSQASLRKAIGIVPQDTVLFNDTIRYNLQYGNPQATQAEIERAADMAHIRTFIESLPDGWETVVGERGLKLSGGEKQRVAIARAILKQPPILIFDEATSSLDSATEQAIQQTLHEVAGRHTTLMIAHRLSTIVDADRILVLDKGQVVEQGTHAELLALHGQYQRMWELQLHEEN, translated from the coding sequence ATGCCTAATCGTACTGAACGCCCTGATAAAAACCGCCGTGACTGGCACAACTTGAAATCGGTATTGCCCTTTCTGTGGGAATACCGAGGGCGGGCGTTGTTTGCGCTTGCCTGTCTGATTGCCTCGAAAGTGGCGAATGTGGGTGTGCCGCTGTTCCTCAAGGATATTGTGGACAGCTTGCAAGGTAAGCCGGAGCAGGTGTTGGTATTGCCGGTGATATTGCTGCTGGGGTATGGGGTGTTGCGGTTGGCGAGTGCGCTGTTCAATGAATTGCGCGATACGGTGTTTGCGCGAGTGCGTTACCACGCGATGCGTAAAATGTCGGTGCGGGTGTTGGAGCATTTGCACAATTTGTCGTTGCGCTTTCATCTGGAACGCAAAACCGGCGCGATCAGCCGCGATTTGGAACGTGGCACGGCGTCGGTCAGTACCTTAATGAATTTCATGGTGTTTAGCATTATTCCGATTGCGGTGGAATTTACCTTGGTGGCGGTGATTTTGCTGGGGAATTACGCGCCTGCCTTTGCCTTGGTGACGTTTGCAACCGTGGCGGTGTACGTGATTTTTACCATCAAAATTACCGAGTGGCGCATGGATCATCGCCATGAAATGAACCGTTTGGATTCGCAATCCAGCAATCAAGCGGTGGACAGTTTGATCAATTACGAAACGGTTAAGTATTTTAATAATGAAAAATTGGAAATGAGCCGCTACGACCACACGCTGGCGCAATGGGAAGATGTGGCGGTGAAAAGCCAAACCTCGATGTCATTGTTGAATTTCGGGCAGTCTTCGATTATTGCGATTGGCGTCACGATCATTATGTTTTTGGCGGCGAATAGCGTGGTCAACGGCACGATGAGCATTGGCGATCTGGTGATGGTGAATGCGTTTATGCTGCAATTGTTTTTACCGTTGGGGTCGCTGGGGATTGTGTATCGGCAAGTAAAATACACGCTGGCGGATATGGACATGGTATTTCGCTTGCTGGAAACCCCGCAGGAGGTGCGTGATGTGCCAAACGCGAGCGCATTGCAGGTGACGCTGGGTGAAATCCGTTTTGAGCAAGTCGATTTCGGTTATCAGGCGGAACGCCAAATTTTGCGCGGGGTAAGTTTTAGCGTGCCTGCGGGAACAAAACTTGCGGTGGTCGGGCATAGCGGCGCGGGGAAATCCACTTTATCACGCTTGATTTACCGTTTTTACGACGTGACGGGTGGGCGCGTGCTGATTGACGGGCAGGATATTGCGCAGGTTTCGCAAGCCAGTTTGCGCAAAGCGATTGGAATTGTGCCGCAAGATACCGTGCTGTTTAACGATACGATTCGTTACAACCTGCAATACGGCAACCCACAAGCGACGCAGGCAGAGATTGAACGCGCCGCTGACATGGCGCACATCCGCACTTTCATTGAGAGTTTGCCGGATGGCTGGGAAACGGTGGTCGGTGAGCGTGGTTTGAAATTATCCGGCGGGGAAAAGCAACGCGTGGCGATTGCGCGGGCGATTCTGAAACAGCCACCGATTCTGATTTTCGATGAAGCGACGTCTTCGTTGGACAGTGCAACGGAGCAGGCAATTCAGCAAACTTTGCATGAAGTGGCGGGGCGGCATACCACGTTGATGATTGCGCACCGGCTTTCAACAATTGTGGATGCGGATCGGATTCTGGTGCTGGATAAAGGGCAGGTGGTGGAGCAGGGGACTCACGCGGAGTTGCTGGCACTGCATGGGCAGTACCAGCGGATGTGGGAATTACAATTGCATGAAGAGAATTAG